The Yersinia intermedia genome window below encodes:
- a CDS encoding ATP-binding protein, whose translation MLLSGQLNAAMMTGRQGCDTGQPLTIHSIANSYSEDLLLTPSTDTRQSSRRTVKVGVVIDANTPFVVNRDDNAIEGIVADYLKIISDASQLSFQMIGYCDYGLVLNALENGQIDLMAGTPMPAQPGLIASHAFFTNRHVEVRSKNWDPTKRTHPETVAIVNNEPLSPEFLFNYHADKIVAYPNQLQGLLAVAYGNADVFVANATTANYLIDQLQLLTLQIRNFTPYHPAPYTFLAKESNQKLINYINQILELLPTRATGDIQQRWFGSKHHYNIDAKLLLTEQEVSWIQSHPVVTYVAPFDLAPLIFRDRQTGRMAGFSIDLIDIIARRTGIKFEPVYTKDTGEGVRDFIAGKIDLLPIVAVRNGMYGNSLYSSPVAQSLWGIMTREDRLDINNVADLAGKRVGIQSGSASGGIIGNPLLAQKITFVQAPDTMTLVRWLQQGKVDAVVKNMMTANYLSAQNFTPDIKTVAVAGEEPLMMAFAIRPDLPELKAIIDKVIESIPPEELDNLISEWSTFKPKPTSFDEDSLDNEWLMLALKISSGILLVFGLYLCYLVFNKRRQAKLLHARLLQQESVINALPFAVFIRTTTGELAVYNNHFAAAHHDKLHDLLNQNVEQANWPMTSPLDREIDKYCRYVLKDRKPQMVDLSLEINGDLRDIFLWIIPLDNAERSLLGGWLDISQRKTVERELEAARLEAESANRTKSTFLATICHELRTPMYAIMGLLELEIRSAQPVDKNTLVTVSKSAQSLMLLLDDIIDSAKIEAGQLSVHPAAVDFRQEMERMLTIYQPIADERGLRFSGWLDDQIPHLLMADMLRVRQVMGNLLGNALKFTEQGGVSVDVTWEPTDDKQGVMNIDITDTGIGISPAAQATLFQPFSQANEGKSPRFGGSGLGLWICHQLIHKMGGQVAMESQLGKGTSLFITLPLTIATTDDLPPDATIIHADEKQLGQLKNLRVLVVDDLPANRQLLQQQLAFIGIEQVMSAENGAEAWQILQHYSFDIVITDYNMPLMNGYELAAHIRNSPAIKDMIIIGCTADARQESTERCSDAGMNDCMVKPVTIDTLRTVLLRQEVADINLEANYHHTNDDYRVNPLEMSQRENTHSAADNSENQKVPQTSFAAAQDKLRSLSGGRTEVEVQLLQSLLESNVQDAAALTALYSQLKADESSTVATDTYKEMASLVHRIKGAVQLIDAQDLVEYCIKFESMILANDKPAVISFGADYLELLTGTNQLLAKLVTAYAEIDSASPIK comes from the coding sequence CTGTTGCTTAGCGGGCAGCTTAATGCTGCCATGATGACCGGTCGTCAGGGGTGTGATACTGGACAACCATTGACGATACACAGTATCGCTAATAGCTACAGTGAAGACCTATTACTTACGCCTTCCACAGACACTCGCCAATCAAGCCGGCGTACGGTGAAAGTGGGGGTGGTCATTGATGCCAATACTCCTTTTGTGGTTAACCGTGATGATAATGCTATTGAAGGCATTGTTGCGGACTACCTGAAAATAATCAGTGATGCCAGCCAATTATCTTTCCAGATGATCGGTTATTGCGATTACGGGTTAGTGTTGAATGCGCTGGAAAATGGCCAAATTGACTTAATGGCAGGAACGCCAATGCCCGCTCAGCCGGGGCTGATAGCGTCTCATGCCTTCTTTACTAACCGGCATGTCGAAGTTCGCAGCAAGAATTGGGATCCGACCAAACGTACCCACCCAGAGACGGTGGCTATCGTCAATAATGAGCCATTATCACCTGAGTTTCTGTTTAATTATCATGCCGATAAAATTGTTGCCTACCCTAACCAATTACAAGGGTTACTGGCTGTCGCCTATGGTAATGCCGATGTCTTTGTCGCTAATGCCACAACGGCTAACTATCTTATCGATCAGTTGCAATTGCTAACGTTGCAAATTCGCAACTTTACACCTTACCACCCTGCCCCCTACACCTTTCTGGCAAAGGAAAGTAATCAAAAGCTGATTAACTACATTAATCAGATTTTAGAATTATTACCTACCCGTGCGACGGGTGATATTCAGCAGCGCTGGTTTGGTAGCAAGCATCATTACAACATTGATGCCAAGTTGCTGTTGACCGAACAAGAGGTAAGCTGGATTCAGAGCCATCCGGTAGTGACCTATGTCGCCCCATTTGATCTGGCCCCACTGATATTTCGTGATCGTCAAACGGGGAGAATGGCTGGTTTCTCAATCGATCTTATCGATATTATTGCGCGCCGAACTGGGATTAAATTTGAGCCAGTTTATACCAAAGATACCGGGGAAGGGGTGCGTGATTTTATTGCCGGTAAAATTGATTTACTGCCAATTGTGGCCGTTCGCAACGGCATGTATGGCAACAGCCTTTATTCTTCACCGGTAGCTCAATCATTATGGGGCATAATGACGCGCGAAGACCGCCTGGATATCAATAATGTGGCAGATCTGGCAGGAAAGCGGGTGGGGATACAATCGGGTAGTGCTTCTGGCGGAATTATTGGTAACCCCCTGTTAGCCCAGAAAATCACCTTTGTTCAAGCCCCGGATACCATGACACTGGTACGTTGGTTGCAGCAAGGCAAAGTGGATGCTGTCGTCAAAAATATGATGACAGCCAACTATCTGTCAGCCCAGAACTTTACCCCAGATATAAAAACGGTCGCCGTGGCAGGCGAAGAACCACTGATGATGGCATTCGCCATCCGCCCAGACCTGCCTGAATTAAAAGCCATCATTGATAAAGTAATTGAATCTATTCCACCGGAAGAGTTAGACAACTTAATCAGCGAATGGAGTACCTTCAAACCTAAGCCAACAAGCTTTGATGAGGACTCATTAGATAATGAATGGCTGATGTTGGCGTTGAAAATAAGCTCAGGGATATTATTGGTCTTCGGTTTATACTTGTGCTACTTGGTATTCAATAAACGTCGTCAGGCCAAGTTGTTACATGCCCGCTTGCTACAGCAAGAATCGGTTATCAATGCATTGCCCTTCGCGGTATTTATTCGTACCACCACTGGCGAGCTGGCGGTTTATAACAACCACTTTGCAGCAGCCCACCACGATAAGCTTCACGACTTGCTCAATCAGAACGTTGAACAAGCTAACTGGCCAATGACCAGCCCACTTGATCGCGAAATAGATAAATACTGCCGTTATGTCTTGAAGGACAGAAAACCACAAATGGTAGATTTATCTCTGGAGATCAATGGTGATCTGCGGGATATCTTCCTGTGGATTATCCCATTGGATAATGCTGAGCGCAGTTTGCTGGGCGGCTGGCTGGATATTAGTCAACGTAAAACCGTGGAGCGGGAGTTGGAAGCCGCACGCCTCGAAGCGGAAAGCGCCAACCGGACCAAAAGCACTTTCCTGGCCACCATCTGTCACGAACTACGCACACCAATGTACGCCATTATGGGCTTACTGGAGTTGGAGATACGTAGTGCCCAGCCGGTCGATAAAAATACGCTGGTTACCGTGTCCAAATCAGCTCAATCGCTGATGTTACTGCTTGATGACATCATCGATTCTGCCAAAATTGAAGCCGGGCAACTGAGTGTTCATCCCGCCGCAGTAGATTTCCGCCAAGAAATGGAGCGGATGCTCACTATCTATCAACCTATCGCAGATGAACGTGGACTTCGCTTCTCTGGCTGGTTGGATGACCAAATCCCGCACTTACTGATGGCAGATATGCTCAGAGTGAGGCAGGTCATGGGGAATCTATTGGGTAATGCACTGAAATTTACCGAACAGGGTGGTGTTTCAGTGGATGTCACTTGGGAGCCGACGGATGACAAACAGGGTGTCATGAATATCGATATTACCGATACGGGTATTGGTATTTCGCCAGCGGCACAGGCAACGCTGTTCCAACCCTTCAGCCAGGCTAACGAAGGTAAATCACCTCGTTTCGGTGGGTCGGGGCTGGGACTTTGGATTTGTCATCAATTGATTCATAAAATGGGTGGGCAAGTCGCTATGGAAAGCCAGCTTGGTAAAGGCACCAGTTTGTTTATTACGTTGCCATTGACGATTGCCACTACAGACGATTTACCGCCTGATGCGACCATTATCCATGCCGATGAAAAGCAGTTGGGCCAATTGAAGAACCTGCGGGTTCTGGTGGTGGATGACCTTCCCGCCAACCGCCAGTTGCTTCAACAACAATTGGCTTTTATCGGCATCGAGCAAGTGATGAGCGCCGAAAATGGCGCTGAAGCCTGGCAAATATTGCAACATTACAGCTTTGATATCGTCATCACCGATTACAACATGCCACTGATGAATGGTTATGAACTTGCCGCCCATATCCGCAATAGCCCGGCAATAAAAGATATGATCATCATTGGTTGCACTGCGGATGCACGGCAAGAGAGCACCGAACGTTGTTCTGATGCGGGTATGAATGATTGTATGGTTAAACCAGTGACTATTGACACCTTACGTACCGTTCTGTTGCGCCAAGAGGTTGCCGATATCAATCTGGAGGCAAATTATCATCACACCAATGATGACTATCGCGTAAATCCATTGGAGATGAGCCAACGGGAAAACACACACTCAGCGGCAGACAACAGTGAAAACCAAAAAGTACCACAGACTTCCTTCGCCGCAGCCCAAGATAAATTAAGGTCGCTCTCAGGTGGACGAACTGAGGTAGAGGTGCAGTTATTGCAATCGTTGCTGGAAAGCAATGTGCAGGATGCGGCGGCACTAACGGCACTGTACAGCCAGCTAAAGGCAGATGAGAGCAGTACGGTGGCTACCGATACTTATAAAGAAATGGCAAGCTTAGTGCACCGGATCAAAGGTGCGGTACAACTGATCGATGCACAAGATCTGGTAGAATATTGTATCAAATTCGAATCCATGATCCTCGCTAATGATAAACCAGCAGTCATTTCATTCGGGGCTGATTATCTTGAACTGTTAACGGGCACTAATCAGTTATTAGCTAAGTTAGTTACTGCATACGCAGAAATTGATAGCGCTAGCCCGATTAAATAA
- a CDS encoding fimbrial protein, with translation MGKTLITLVLLTLPGIALAATSNNTIKFQGEVAEQTCMVDINGTANTPVVLLPTVSTSNLNQVNSVAGKTNFTINLTGCNIAIQDTKISSVFQGMNVTPAGNLGNVGTAQNVAIQLLDTNGAPIRMSGGSVEVPGITLATGATSASQDLAAQYITEEGRATAGSVIASAQYAITYP, from the coding sequence ATGGGAAAAACTCTAATAACGTTGGTGCTGCTTACCCTACCGGGCATAGCGTTGGCTGCAACGTCAAATAACACGATCAAATTTCAAGGAGAGGTGGCCGAACAAACTTGCATGGTGGATATCAATGGTACAGCCAACACCCCTGTCGTTTTGCTACCCACCGTTTCGACCAGCAACCTGAATCAGGTTAATTCAGTTGCCGGTAAAACCAATTTTACGATTAACCTAACCGGCTGCAACATTGCCATTCAAGACACTAAAATCAGTTCGGTTTTTCAAGGCATGAATGTCACTCCAGCGGGTAATTTAGGCAATGTGGGTACAGCACAAAATGTTGCTATTCAGTTGCTTGACACCAATGGTGCACCGATTCGCATGTCAGGTGGTAGCGTTGAAGTCCCTGGAATTACCTTAGCCACCGGTGCAACCTCAGCATCCCAAGATCTGGCTGCGCAATATATTACGGAAGAAGGCCGCGCAACTGCCGGGAGCGTTATTGCTTCTGCACAATACGCGATCACCTACCCCTGA
- a CDS encoding fimbrial biogenesis chaperone translates to MTLIAHRMIACSLLLLSGVPLWTQASVVMTGTRIIYPEGTREKVIQLSNKDEHPNLVQLWMDDGDNQSSPSKSDVPFTLTPQIFRMEAQSGQVVRLSYIERHLPKDRESVFYLNFLQIPALKADKQTENKLVLIVNNRIKVFYRPAALKENVDTLGEKIRVTLDDTRGDKIKISNPTGYYISLRDAKFVSDGKTISFATSEMFPPNSTTDLVLPAGVKAKKGELLTLNVVNDYGTTIPTDYHL, encoded by the coding sequence ATGACACTGATTGCCCACAGAATGATCGCCTGCTCGTTGCTGCTGCTCAGCGGCGTACCCTTATGGACGCAAGCCAGTGTTGTCATGACCGGTACCCGAATCATTTATCCTGAAGGTACGCGGGAAAAAGTAATACAACTAAGCAATAAAGATGAACACCCAAATTTGGTCCAATTATGGATGGATGATGGTGACAACCAGTCTTCACCTTCAAAAAGTGACGTCCCGTTTACACTGACACCACAGATATTTCGTATGGAAGCCCAAAGTGGGCAAGTCGTTCGGTTGTCATACATTGAGCGCCATTTACCCAAAGATCGTGAGTCAGTTTTCTATCTTAACTTTTTGCAGATCCCCGCATTAAAAGCAGACAAGCAGACTGAAAACAAACTGGTTTTGATCGTGAATAACCGGATAAAAGTTTTTTACCGCCCTGCTGCATTAAAAGAAAACGTCGATACATTAGGTGAAAAAATACGCGTTACGCTAGACGACACTCGTGGAGATAAAATCAAGATAAGTAACCCTACGGGTTACTATATCAGCCTGCGTGATGCCAAATTCGTCAGCGATGGGAAAACGATTTCGTTCGCCACCAGTGAGATGTTTCCACCCAATTCGACCACTGATTTAGTCTTACCCGCAGGGGTGAAAGCTAAAAAAGGCGAATTACTGACACTGAATGTGGTTAATGATTACGGCACCACTATTCCCACTGATTATCATTTGTAA
- a CDS encoding fimbria/pilus outer membrane usher protein, producing MRFAPWLSYLLTHGILASHFVSAADQSNQDEYVFEDALVRGSSLGLGSISRFNKKNAYQEGKYQVDLYINNKFVDRVEIEFIAKNNDVIPCLSGAQLLQAGVTEEALKNSDPKDNCLDFRTILPASDYRFDYAKLRFDLSVPHLFVKKVPRGYVDPLNLTSGDTIGFSNYNLNQYHVGYNKDGIKRSTNSTYLSLTNGINAGMWRLRQQGSLRYDPTRGTNWTSNRLYSQRALPTMGSEVTLGQTFSSGQFFSSLGFNGIALATDDRMLPESQRGYAPIVRGIARTNAKVTVYQNNRPIYQTTVSPGPFEFNDLSATNFGGDLTIEIQEADGSVSTFQVPFSSVPESLRPGYSRYSFAAGQVRDLNSSEVFSELTYQRGISNAITANTGLRMASGYQAIMLGGVFTHYIGALGLDATYSNARLSDSNDSASERQSGWMARVSFSRMFETTNTTLSVAGYRYSTEGYRDLSDVLGVRAANNGKVWNSDTYRQRSRAEISLNQNLNSYGSLYLTASSQDYRNDRKRDSQLQLGYANTLWRDTSLNIAVSRQKTGGVSNETYFVDPGSGMPAANGANILGTSETVVQMSVSFPLGGSAHAPYISAGAVNSKISGASYQTSLSGVMGEEQSASYSMDFARSEQTKENTFSGSLQKRLPSTSLSGSASSSPGYWQGSASARGAVAFHSGGVTLGPYLSDTFALIEAKGASGAKVMYGQGSSIDRFGYALVPTLTPYRYNTITLSPDGMDFNTELQDGERQIAPYAGSSVKVIFRTLSGYPLLITVRLADGSQLPLGAVVYSTTTESGKAAQQQNEVGMVGQASQAYVRAEGASGTLILVWGDAANERCQLDYDLGTPNNDKQLYKLDALCVVTQH from the coding sequence GTGAGGTTTGCTCCCTGGTTATCCTATTTGCTAACGCACGGCATACTGGCCAGCCATTTCGTGTCAGCAGCAGATCAGAGTAATCAAGACGAATATGTGTTTGAGGATGCGCTAGTCCGCGGTTCGTCACTCGGCTTAGGTTCTATCTCTCGCTTTAATAAAAAAAACGCCTATCAAGAAGGCAAGTATCAGGTTGATCTCTACATTAACAACAAGTTTGTTGATCGTGTCGAAATAGAATTTATTGCAAAAAATAATGATGTTATTCCCTGTTTGTCAGGCGCGCAGCTACTACAAGCCGGTGTCACTGAAGAGGCGCTGAAAAACAGCGACCCCAAAGACAACTGTCTGGATTTTAGAACTATTTTGCCAGCCAGTGACTACCGTTTCGATTACGCCAAATTACGTTTTGATTTATCGGTGCCGCATCTGTTCGTTAAGAAAGTGCCGCGCGGTTATGTTGATCCTCTGAACTTAACCTCAGGGGATACCATTGGTTTCAGCAATTACAACTTAAACCAATATCACGTGGGCTATAACAAAGATGGGATTAAGCGTTCGACCAACTCAACCTATCTCAGCCTGACCAATGGTATCAATGCTGGCATGTGGCGTTTGCGGCAACAAGGTTCATTGCGCTACGACCCGACCCGAGGAACCAACTGGACTTCCAACCGACTGTATAGCCAACGCGCACTGCCCACGATGGGCAGTGAAGTGACCTTGGGCCAAACCTTCAGCTCTGGTCAGTTTTTCTCCAGCTTGGGGTTTAACGGCATTGCACTGGCAACTGATGACCGCATGTTGCCTGAATCACAACGCGGCTATGCCCCTATTGTGCGCGGGATTGCCAGAACCAATGCCAAAGTGACGGTTTATCAAAACAATCGGCCTATTTACCAAACTACGGTGTCGCCAGGGCCATTTGAATTTAATGATTTATCTGCCACCAATTTCGGTGGTGACCTGACGATTGAAATTCAGGAAGCGGATGGCAGTGTCAGCACCTTCCAGGTGCCGTTCTCCTCAGTACCAGAATCCTTGCGCCCCGGTTACTCCCGCTATAGTTTCGCCGCCGGGCAGGTGCGTGACCTGAACAGTAGTGAAGTGTTCAGTGAGCTGACCTATCAACGTGGGATCAGTAACGCCATTACCGCTAATACCGGGCTACGCATGGCCTCTGGTTATCAGGCCATCATGTTGGGTGGTGTGTTTACCCACTATATTGGTGCTTTAGGGCTGGATGCCACCTATTCGAATGCCAGGCTATCTGATAGCAACGATTCCGCGAGTGAACGACAGAGTGGCTGGATGGCGCGAGTCTCCTTCAGCCGCATGTTTGAAACAACCAATACCACGCTATCCGTGGCGGGTTACCGTTATTCCACGGAAGGTTATCGTGATTTAAGTGATGTATTAGGAGTACGGGCAGCCAACAATGGCAAAGTCTGGAACTCAGATACTTATCGGCAACGCAGCCGAGCAGAAATATCGCTGAATCAAAATCTTAACAGCTACGGTTCACTGTATTTAACCGCCTCATCGCAGGATTATCGTAATGACCGCAAGCGGGATTCGCAGTTACAACTAGGCTATGCCAATACCCTGTGGCGCGATACCAGTTTGAATATTGCCGTTTCGCGACAAAAAACCGGGGGGGTCAGCAACGAAACTTACTTTGTCGACCCCGGCAGTGGCATGCCTGCGGCCAATGGCGCAAATATTCTTGGTACCAGTGAAACTGTAGTGCAAATGTCCGTCTCATTCCCACTGGGGGGTAGTGCGCATGCACCCTATATCTCGGCCGGTGCCGTCAACAGTAAGATTAGTGGTGCCAGCTATCAAACCTCATTATCCGGTGTGATGGGTGAGGAGCAGTCTGCCAGTTACAGTATGGATTTTGCCCGCAGTGAACAAACTAAAGAAAATACCTTTAGTGGCAGCTTACAAAAACGGCTCCCCTCAACCAGTTTGAGTGGCAGCGCGTCCAGCAGCCCCGGTTATTGGCAAGGTTCAGCCAGTGCCCGTGGTGCGGTGGCCTTTCATAGCGGCGGTGTCACGTTGGGGCCCTATCTAAGCGATACTTTTGCCTTGATCGAGGCCAAAGGAGCCAGTGGAGCCAAAGTGATGTATGGGCAAGGTTCAAGTATTGACCGATTTGGCTATGCACTGGTGCCAACACTCACCCCGTATCGCTACAACACCATCACGCTCAGCCCTGATGGTATGGATTTCAATACTGAGCTTCAAGATGGTGAACGGCAAATTGCCCCCTACGCCGGATCATCCGTCAAAGTCATTTTTCGCACCCTCAGTGGATATCCACTGCTTATTACTGTCCGGCTGGCGGATGGTAGCCAACTGCCTCTGGGCGCAGTGGTGTATAGCACCACCACCGAGAGCGGCAAAGCTGCTCAACAGCAGAATGAGGTTGGCATGGTCGGTCAAGCCAGCCAGGCCTATGTTCGAGCTGAAGGAGCGAGTGGCACGCTCATTCTCGTATGGGGAGATGCAGCCAATGAACGCTGCCAGTTGGATTACGACTTAGGCACGCCCAATAACGATAAACAGTTATATAAACTCGATGCCTTGTGTGTCGTTACCCAGCATTGA
- a CDS encoding fimbrial protein, whose translation MKPITTHHTRLYQYKPLFRRYMGLLFSLTLLSISLPSYAQCVWKGANIGGDNYGASLQLGNINITSNYIQPVDSMLASSIISLVPARFWSDPEAVIYECDVADKDSLFEVFATNGDSNVGGYSNMGDNYFQTFFPYTALKLIHVDTGVEFTRIWQQVPLRKYDVVGNKIQIKGKHFSQIRAELKKVGSVDRTPGPSSWGCSGPAADNYSGSYSCNQPNGYVVFKGPGMPVPETGYDSATNYQTWGSGRYMAFGMNTAPVSVLTRKNTCVVRNVTPYVVFPIITVNELNDNQSRSADITVDIECQSGTESGINSGQTALGIQTSLPGYLKAQGLGLVNTAGGVSYLLSDNYGTDKNIATGVGISLSDSSGAAMNFVGWGGCASNCSASTGAGWYPVLTGASSNGSNGAGYNNYLHHFTATLKKLPNGTPTAGKVDATAYVLVKIQ comes from the coding sequence ATGAAACCTATAACGACTCACCACACCAGATTGTACCAATACAAGCCCCTATTTCGTCGCTATATGGGGTTGTTGTTTTCACTCACGTTGCTAAGTATCAGCTTACCCAGTTATGCACAATGTGTTTGGAAAGGCGCCAATATCGGTGGTGATAACTACGGTGCGTCCTTGCAATTAGGCAATATCAATATAACCAGTAATTACATTCAGCCTGTCGATTCAATGCTGGCCTCCAGTATTATCAGCCTGGTACCCGCCCGTTTCTGGTCAGACCCAGAAGCGGTTATCTATGAATGTGATGTGGCCGATAAAGACAGTTTATTTGAAGTTTTTGCGACTAATGGCGACAGTAATGTCGGCGGCTACAGCAATATGGGTGATAACTATTTTCAGACTTTCTTCCCCTATACTGCATTGAAATTGATTCATGTTGATACTGGCGTCGAATTCACCCGCATCTGGCAGCAGGTCCCGTTGAGAAAGTACGACGTAGTGGGGAATAAAATTCAAATTAAGGGTAAACATTTCAGCCAAATTCGTGCTGAGCTAAAAAAAGTAGGTTCTGTAGACCGCACGCCCGGCCCTTCCAGTTGGGGATGTTCTGGTCCTGCGGCTGATAACTATTCGGGTAGCTATTCCTGCAATCAACCCAATGGGTATGTGGTATTCAAAGGGCCTGGTATGCCAGTACCTGAAACCGGCTATGACTCAGCAACCAATTACCAAACATGGGGAAGTGGCCGCTATATGGCATTTGGCATGAATACCGCGCCGGTTTCAGTCCTGACACGCAAAAATACCTGTGTGGTGCGTAACGTCACACCTTATGTGGTTTTCCCCATTATTACCGTGAATGAACTTAACGATAACCAATCACGTAGCGCAGATATCACCGTCGATATCGAATGCCAGTCCGGTACTGAGTCTGGTATTAATAGTGGGCAAACTGCACTGGGCATCCAAACATCATTACCGGGTTATCTGAAGGCGCAAGGGCTCGGATTGGTGAACACAGCCGGCGGCGTGAGTTATCTACTATCAGACAACTATGGCACTGACAAAAATATTGCCACGGGAGTGGGTATCAGCCTGAGTGATAGCAGTGGAGCGGCGATGAATTTTGTTGGTTGGGGCGGATGTGCCAGCAATTGCAGCGCCAGTACTGGCGCAGGTTGGTATCCGGTTCTTACCGGGGCCAGTTCTAATGGCAGCAATGGCGCAGGTTACAATAATTATTTACATCACTTTACCGCTACATTAAAAAAACTGCCTAACGGCACCCCTACTGCGGGTAAGGTCGATGCGACGGCTTACGTTTTGGTGAAGATACAATGA
- a CDS encoding fimbrial biogenesis chaperone, whose product MRLLCLFLLILSISPHTMAGLVAGSTRIIYQPESRERTLMLANTNDYPVVVQTWIDDGDVDSTPDQSKAPFIVLPAVFKMQAGAAQGLRIINKGDDLPTDRESVYWLNLYEIPPKSRQNTNAQAQVAMAMNTQMKIFYRPDGLTPKPADAMKKVSFTLQKKNREYILTAHNPTPYYVSFGQIQLENRQQRFLIAQEMDMMVAPFAERQYHFEQQPISLTGAVTLNYSYFDDAGNQLKNSQLVKVTP is encoded by the coding sequence ATGAGGCTCCTCTGTCTGTTTTTGCTGATATTGAGTATCAGCCCACACACCATGGCTGGTTTAGTGGCAGGTTCAACACGCATAATTTATCAGCCCGAATCGCGCGAACGCACCTTGATGTTGGCTAATACCAATGACTACCCGGTGGTGGTACAGACCTGGATTGATGATGGCGATGTGGACAGCACGCCAGATCAAAGCAAAGCACCCTTTATTGTCTTACCTGCCGTTTTCAAAATGCAGGCAGGAGCGGCACAGGGTCTGCGCATTATCAATAAAGGTGATGATCTGCCAACGGATCGAGAGTCTGTTTATTGGCTAAACTTGTATGAAATCCCACCTAAATCGCGACAAAATACCAATGCCCAGGCCCAGGTTGCTATGGCGATGAACACCCAAATGAAGATATTCTATCGCCCTGATGGGTTAACGCCAAAACCGGCTGACGCCATGAAAAAAGTCAGTTTTACCCTTCAGAAGAAAAATAGAGAATACATTCTAACCGCCCATAACCCTACTCCATACTATGTCTCTTTTGGCCAGATTCAGCTAGAAAACCGACAGCAACGTTTTCTGATAGCACAAGAGATGGACATGATGGTCGCCCCATTTGCCGAGCGCCAATATCATTTTGAACAGCAGCCTATCTCACTCACTGGCGCAGTAACTTTGAACTATAGTTATTTCGATGATGCTGGCAATCAGCTAAAAAACAGTCAGTTAGTTAAAGTTACACCGTAA